The following proteins come from a genomic window of Nostoc sp. ATCC 53789:
- a CDS encoding transposase produces the protein MRATTKPSTAKCDLNTYTLFLLAESKYAGCTRLAEIMEDLSHDSVNRFLLREQYEPKDLFDEVKLDINLVGGILSADDTVIDKPHSDPKLTELISYVYSGRHHRTVKGIQLITLYYTDLSGKSIPVNYRIYDKQDGQTKNDYLRDMITEVLVWGLEPHTVTTDAWYSSNKNLKFFKNKGLEFLTGIAKNRLCSVDGKNFIQVQNIEIPETGLIVYLKKFGQVKVFRRSFKNETHRYYIMFVPDKDALFLISLTELNELHSIHWGIECYHRAIKQVCGIELFMVRKSEAIKTHFFSAIRAFTQLELMRTEELIENWYEVQRNLSLQVARDFILEHLEQKMGLNTHGHIPVNA, from the coding sequence ATCAGAGCAACTACGAAGCCATCGACCGCCAAGTGTGATCTCAACACTTATACTCTGTTTTTATTAGCAGAATCAAAGTACGCAGGCTGCACACGTTTGGCAGAAATCATGGAAGATTTGTCTCATGATAGTGTCAATAGATTTTTGCTGCGTGAGCAGTATGAACCAAAAGACTTATTTGATGAAGTTAAGCTCGATATCAACTTAGTAGGTGGCATATTAAGTGCAGACGATACAGTAATTGACAAGCCTCATAGTGACCCAAAATTAACAGAACTAATTAGTTACGTTTATTCAGGAAGGCATCATCGTACAGTCAAAGGGATTCAACTAATTACCTTGTATTACACGGATTTATCAGGTAAATCTATACCTGTAAATTATCGAATTTATGACAAACAGGATGGTCAGACAAAAAATGATTATTTACGAGACATGATTACGGAGGTTTTAGTGTGGGGATTAGAGCCTCATACTGTGACTACTGACGCTTGGTATTCCAGTAATAAAAACCTGAAGTTCTTTAAAAACAAGGGATTAGAGTTTTTAACTGGTATAGCCAAAAATCGTTTATGTTCAGTTGATGGGAAAAATTTTATCCAAGTCCAAAATATAGAAATTCCCGAAACTGGTTTAATAGTGTATCTGAAGAAGTTTGGGCAAGTGAAAGTATTTCGGAGAAGTTTCAAAAACGAAACTCATAGATATTACATTATGTTTGTACCTGACAAGGATGCACTGTTTTTAATTTCTCTGACAGAGTTGAATGAATTACATTCAATTCATTGGGGGATTGAATGCTACCATCGAGCTATCAAGCAGGTGTGTGGAATTGAACTATTCATGGTGAGGAAGTCTGAGGCAATTAAAACTCACTTTTTTAGCGCTATCCGCGCCTTTACACAACTAGAATTAATGCGAACCGAAGAGTTAATTGAAAACTGGTATGAAGTCCAGAGAAATTTGTCTCTTCAGGTGGCTCGTGACTTCATTCTGGAACATCTTGAACAAAAGATGGGCTTGAATACACATGGTCATATTCCTGTCAATGCGTAA
- a CDS encoding Uma2 family endonuclease has translation MNAVTTTLPSTVKLKIDLTDDQFFEMCQRNRDYRFERTASGELLIMPPTGSDTGNRNFDMVVELGIWNKQTKLGKGFDSSTGFTLPNGSERSPDLSWVKIERWNTLTLEQQEKFAPICPDFVVELRSRTDSLKDLQEKMQEYIENGSQLGWLIDRKNKRVEIYRPGKDVEILDNPASLSGENILPGFVLNLQQIM, from the coding sequence ATGAATGCTGTTACAACCACTTTACCTTCTACAGTCAAGTTGAAAATCGACTTAACTGACGATCAATTTTTCGAGATGTGTCAGAGAAACCGCGATTATCGATTTGAGCGTACAGCATCAGGGGAATTATTAATTATGCCACCTACAGGTAGTGATACTGGCAACCGTAATTTTGATATGGTTGTTGAATTAGGAATCTGGAATAAACAGACTAAATTAGGCAAAGGTTTTGACTCTTCAACTGGTTTCACCTTACCTAATGGTTCAGAACGTTCTCCTGATCTTTCTTGGGTAAAAATTGAGCGGTGGAATACTTTAACCCTAGAACAACAAGAAAAATTTGCCCCAATTTGTCCTGATTTTGTAGTAGAGTTGCGTTCTCGTACTGATTCGTTGAAAGACTTACAGGAGAAAATGCAAGAATATATAGAAAATGGCTCTCAATTAGGCTGGTTAATTGACCGGAAAAACAAGCGAGTAGAAATTTATCGTCCAGGTAAAGATGTAGAGATATTAGACAATCCTGCTAGTTTATCAGGAGAAAATATCCTACCCGGATTTGTGTTGAATTTACAGCAAATTATGTAG
- a CDS encoding pentapeptide repeat-containing protein, translated as MDANELLKRYCAGERNFTQVSLHLVNLSEVCLAGINLNRSNLANATLSQTNLRGANLIEANLTAATLWRTDLSGSNLILANLKTANLIRATLRKVDLHKASLIKADLRLADLHDADLSNANLAGADLRYANLSGVNLAGANLSGANLTGTKLSNTDLSHASLTKAILCKTDLIDIDLTEVDLTGVNLHHCLFNGVTLPERSLIEAG; from the coding sequence ATGGATGCTAATGAACTTCTCAAACGCTATTGTGCAGGAGAGAGAAATTTCACTCAAGTAAGCCTGCACTTAGTTAACCTCAGCGAGGTGTGTTTAGCTGGAATCAACTTGAATCGATCTAACTTGGCTAACGCGACTTTATCACAGACTAACCTACGCGGAGCAAACTTAATTGAAGCAAATTTGACTGCGGCGACCTTATGGAGAACCGATCTAAGTGGCTCAAATCTGATTTTAGCAAACCTCAAGACTGCTAATCTGATTCGGGCAACTCTTAGGAAGGTGGACTTGCATAAGGCTTCCCTTATAAAAGCAGACCTGCGTTTAGCAGACTTGCATGATGCTGACCTCAGTAATGCAAACTTGGCTGGAGCAGACTTGCGCTATGCTAACCTCAGTGGTGTCAACTTGGCTGGAGCAAATCTCAGTGGTGCAAACCTGACTGGCACAAAGTTGAGCAACACAGACCTGAGTCATGCCAGTCTCACCAAAGCTATTTTGTGTAAAACGGATTTAATTGACATTGATTTAACTGAAGTAGACCTGACTGGGGTCAATCTACACCACTGCTTATTTAACGGAGTCACGCTACCTGAACGAAGCTTAATTGAAGCGGGTTAA
- a CDS encoding orange carotenoid protein N-terminal domain-containing protein, with translation MSFTIKSAQSIFPGTLVADVVPTVVESFSQLNAEDQLALLWFAYTEMGRSITVAAPGAANMVLAQGLLEQIKQMPFEAQTRVMYDLANRADTPLCRSYASFTVNIKLGFWYQLGEWMAQGIVAPIPEGYKLSPKAADVLEAIRNADSGQQITILRNTVVSMGFDPNAPGSYKKVSEPVAPPTAPAFRTKVTIEGINNPTVLGYINNMNANDFDAAVALFTSEGGLQPPFERPIIGQDAIRAYMREECQGLKMIPERGISEPVEDGYTQVKVTGKVQTPWFGASVGMNIAWRFLLDPQGKIFFVAIDLLASPKELLNLVRK, from the coding sequence ATGTCTTTTACCATCAAGTCGGCTCAAAGTATTTTTCCCGGCACGCTAGTTGCTGACGTTGTTCCAACTGTTGTCGAATCATTCTCTCAACTCAATGCTGAAGATCAACTAGCATTACTCTGGTTTGCTTATACCGAGATGGGTAGAAGTATTACGGTTGCCGCTCCTGGAGCAGCTAACATGGTACTCGCACAAGGCTTACTTGAACAAATTAAGCAGATGCCTTTCGAGGCTCAAACACGAGTCATGTATGATTTAGCTAATCGTGCTGACACTCCCCTCTGCCGTTCTTATGCATCTTTCACTGTAAACATCAAGTTGGGCTTTTGGTATCAGTTAGGAGAATGGATGGCTCAGGGAATCGTTGCTCCTATTCCAGAAGGCTACAAGCTTTCTCCCAAGGCTGCTGATGTGTTAGAAGCAATCAGAAATGCTGATTCAGGTCAACAAATCACAATTCTCCGCAATACCGTAGTGAGCATGGGATTTGACCCGAACGCTCCCGGTAGTTACAAAAAAGTCTCAGAACCTGTTGCTCCACCCACAGCACCAGCATTTCGAACTAAAGTCACCATTGAGGGTATCAACAACCCTACAGTGCTTGGCTATATCAACAACATGAATGCCAATGACTTTGATGCTGCTGTTGCTCTGTTTACCTCTGAAGGTGGTTTGCAACCTCCCTTTGAAAGACCGATTATTGGTCAAGATGCAATCCGCGCTTATATGCGTGAAGAATGCCAGGGATTAAAAATGATACCAGAGCGTGGTATATCCGAGCCAGTAGAAGATGGCTATACCCAAGTTAAAGTCACCGGCAAAGTCCAAACCCCTTGGTTCGGTGCAAGTGTGGGAATGAATATTGCATGGCGGTTTTTGCTCGATCCTCAAGGCAAAATTTTCTTCGTAGCGATTGACTTGCTTGCTTCTCCTAAAGAATTACTGAACCTAGTACGTAAGTAA
- a CDS encoding high light inducible protein, whose product MTNKGFTINERGQLNRFAIEPKIYVDETPRTGFTEYAEKLNGRLAMIGFISLIALEVFTGYGLIGWLTSF is encoded by the coding sequence ATGACAAATAAAGGCTTTACTATTAACGAACGCGGTCAACTCAACAGATTTGCGATTGAACCCAAAATTTATGTTGATGAAACCCCACGGACAGGCTTCACCGAATATGCCGAAAAACTCAATGGTCGTTTGGCAATGATTGGTTTTATCTCACTCATCGCGTTGGAAGTTTTCACCGGATACGGTTTAATTGGATGGCTAACTAGTTTTTAG
- the trpE gene encoding anthranilate synthase component I, which produces MVFPDFSEFSQLALQGNFVPVYQEWVADLDTPVSAWYKVCAGQPYSFLLESIEGGEKLGRYSLVGCDPLWVLEARGDRTTQLNRDGSQVVFAGDPFATLAECLAPYHPVKLPQLPPGIGGLFGFWGYELINWIEPRVPIYPPDERNIPDGLWMQVDQLLIFDQVKRKIWAIAYADLRDPNVDLHAAYQQACDRVTQMLEKLSLPLSPEKTRLEWKPPGSRKAEEQSGETDEYNSNFTRPDFCASVQKAKDYIKAGDIFQVVISQRLSTPYTGDPFALYRSLRQINPSPYMAYFNFQDWQIIGSSPEVMVKAETAPDGGVIATVRPIAGTRPRGKTTQQDAAFAQDLLEDPKEVAEHVMLVDLGRNDLGRVCQNGSVKVDELMVVERYSHVMHIVSNVVGKLAPDKTAWDLLKASFPAGTVSGAPKIRAMEIIHELESSRRGVYSGVYGYYDFEGQLNTAIAIRTMVVHDKTVSVQAGAGLVADSEPEKEYEETLNKARGLLEAIRCLR; this is translated from the coding sequence ATGGTATTCCCCGATTTCTCTGAATTTTCTCAGCTAGCTTTACAAGGCAACTTTGTTCCGGTATATCAAGAATGGGTAGCGGACTTAGATACGCCCGTATCTGCTTGGTATAAAGTCTGTGCAGGTCAGCCCTATAGCTTTTTGTTGGAATCGATAGAAGGTGGGGAAAAACTAGGACGCTATAGTTTAGTGGGCTGCGATCCGCTTTGGGTTTTGGAAGCAAGGGGCGATCGCACCACCCAATTAAACCGCGATGGTTCGCAGGTCGTTTTTGCAGGCGACCCTTTTGCAACTTTAGCCGAATGTTTAGCACCTTATCACCCAGTCAAGTTACCACAGCTACCGCCAGGGATTGGCGGTTTATTTGGGTTTTGGGGCTATGAATTGATTAACTGGATTGAGCCGCGCGTGCCAATCTATCCGCCAGATGAGCGAAATATTCCTGATGGCTTGTGGATGCAGGTAGACCAGCTGTTGATTTTTGACCAGGTGAAGCGAAAAATTTGGGCGATCGCTTATGCTGATTTACGTGACCCCAATGTAGATTTACACGCAGCCTATCAACAAGCGTGCGATCGCGTCACCCAAATGCTCGAAAAGCTATCTCTCCCCCTATCCCCAGAAAAAACTCGGTTGGAATGGAAACCACCAGGAAGTAGGAAAGCAGAAGAGCAGAGCGGCGAAACAGATGAATACAACAGTAATTTCACCCGTCCTGATTTTTGCGCTAGCGTCCAAAAAGCCAAAGACTACATCAAAGCAGGCGATATCTTTCAAGTAGTAATTTCTCAGCGACTATCAACACCATACACAGGCGACCCCTTTGCCCTTTACCGCTCCCTACGTCAGATAAATCCTTCGCCTTACATGGCTTACTTTAACTTCCAAGATTGGCAAATCATCGGTTCCAGTCCTGAAGTGATGGTGAAAGCCGAAACTGCTCCAGATGGGGGAGTTATAGCAACGGTACGCCCCATTGCGGGGACACGTCCACGCGGTAAAACTACCCAACAAGATGCAGCATTCGCTCAAGATTTACTCGAAGATCCCAAGGAAGTTGCCGAACACGTGATGCTTGTAGATTTAGGGCGGAATGATTTGGGGCGTGTTTGTCAAAATGGTAGCGTCAAAGTTGATGAATTAATGGTAGTTGAGCGCTACTCCCATGTAATGCACATTGTCAGCAATGTTGTGGGTAAATTAGCACCCGATAAAACAGCATGGGATTTATTGAAAGCTTCCTTCCCAGCAGGTACGGTAAGCGGCGCACCCAAGATTCGCGCAATGGAAATTATCCACGAGTTAGAGTCTAGTCGTAGGGGTGTTTATTCGGGTGTATATGGATATTACGATTTTGAAGGACAATTAAATACTGCGATCGCAATTCGCACAATGGTAGTACATGACAAAACGGTTAGCGTACAAGCTGGCGCAGGTTTAGTAGCTGATTCTGAGCCAGAAAAAGAATACGAAGAGACGTTGAATAAAGCTAGAGGTTTATTAGAAGCAATTCGTTGTTTGCGTTGA